The Anabaena sp. WA102 genome contains a region encoding:
- a CDS encoding armadillo-type fold-containing protein has translation MAQASSSWRQLMNQVSEIQIKIPKHQVFKHFSEPGILLGLLTIIVAMLLWSWQLLLALVVGIGMMVFTYSVQKWNWQLRWLEIRKLMSSTNSRLAYAIASGGIATVITYMASAIWVDAPSHWLAAGAIVQGMGTLLTLILLVWQIFSFQGNREEDYLDQLLNNLTEKDSLKRLLSIRQLNKLITRQRVDTVIQQDIGECLQLLLSQEQEVMIREAALDCLQNLTGLQVLKPIQAKVFMPISAKAKSKILVD, from the coding sequence GTGGCACAGGCTTCGTCTTCTTGGCGACAATTGATGAATCAAGTTTCAGAAATTCAGATCAAGATTCCCAAACATCAGGTTTTTAAACATTTTTCTGAACCTGGTATTTTGCTGGGATTACTGACAATTATTGTAGCTATGCTGCTTTGGAGTTGGCAATTGCTGTTAGCTCTGGTGGTGGGTATTGGGATGATGGTATTTACTTACTCAGTGCAAAAATGGAATTGGCAATTGCGCTGGTTAGAAATACGTAAGTTGATGAGTAGCACTAATAGTAGGTTAGCTTATGCGATCGCCAGTGGTGGTATTGCGACTGTGATAACTTACATGGCTTCGGCAATTTGGGTTGATGCTCCTAGTCATTGGTTGGCTGCTGGTGCGATTGTGCAAGGAATGGGAACGCTATTAACTTTAATTTTGCTGGTGTGGCAAATATTCAGTTTTCAAGGAAATCGAGAAGAAGATTATCTTGATCAATTGTTAAATAATTTAACGGAAAAGGATTCTTTAAAACGTTTACTTTCCATACGTCAACTCAATAAACTGATTACCCGTCAGCGAGTTGATACGGTAATACAACAAGATATCGGGGAATGTTTACAACTATTACTGAGTCAGGAACAAGAAGTCATGATTCGGGAAGCCGCTTTGGATTGTTTGCAAAATTTAACTGGGTTGCAAGTGCTAAAGCCTATTCAGGCAAAGGTATTTATGCCTATATCAGCCAAAGCGAAAAGCAAAATCCTTGTAGATTGA
- a CDS encoding Uma2 family endonuclease — translation MVTTSYEYQNLPTAEDLPDSDETPVDNELQNDIPNLLLNLLKWIWGDRQDWFWGVDMCVYHEPNTEEPAKSKSIVPDGFLALGVERLKNEGGRLSYLLWEEKVLPILVLEVVSHKYNGEYDSKLLEYQDLGILYYVIYNPLSGRRGLYKKHQSLEVYKLVDSKYELVPSVALLPGNGKVFWMPEIELGIGCEQGNQGGWQREWVYWYDRSGVRYPTAEERADQMRAAKEEAEAIALQERQQKEKLAAYLKTLGINPDEIP, via the coding sequence ATGGTTACGACATCTTATGAATATCAAAATCTGCCCACAGCAGAAGACTTACCCGACAGCGACGAAACCCCAGTGGATAATGAACTCCAAAATGATATTCCCAATCTATTGTTAAATTTATTGAAATGGATTTGGGGCGATCGCCAAGATTGGTTCTGGGGAGTAGATATGTGCGTTTACCATGAACCAAACACAGAAGAACCAGCAAAATCTAAATCAATTGTTCCCGATGGGTTTTTAGCTTTAGGAGTGGAGAGACTCAAAAATGAAGGAGGTAGATTAAGTTATTTATTATGGGAAGAAAAAGTATTACCAATTTTGGTATTGGAAGTAGTTTCTCACAAATATAATGGCGAATATGATAGCAAGTTGTTAGAGTACCAAGATTTAGGGATTTTATATTATGTGATTTACAATCCCTTGAGTGGAAGAAGAGGATTATATAAAAAACATCAGTCTTTAGAAGTTTATAAATTAGTAGATAGCAAGTATGAATTAGTCCCATCAGTTGCTCTGTTACCAGGAAATGGTAAAGTGTTCTGGATGCCGGAGATAGAGCTAGGAATTGGTTGTGAGCAGGGCAATCAGGGCGGTTGGCAACGGGAGTGGGTTTATTGGTACGATCGCTCTGGGGTGAGGTATCCCACTGCTGAGGAACGGGCAGATCAGATGCGTGCTGCTAAAGAAGAAGCTGAAGCGATCGCTCTTCAAGAACGACAACAAAAGGAAAAACTGGCAGCGTACCTGAAAACCTTGGGTATTAATCCTGACGAAATCCCATAG
- a CDS encoding DUF4330 domain-containing protein, whose protein sequence is MAILDSKGRLFGKINLLDLGAALVILLVIVGIFIFPGTSGSVAQVGAKTVPIEVDLLVRGLNVRNPQQLIKEGFTKGGKTNVIIRNQPYGQIGIKSVEQLERTLTIGQPDGSVKELPDPRKINFSTDFLLTLEGQATVTKDGPVLGNSKVKIGMPFELEGFNYNFNASVVDIRLQDK, encoded by the coding sequence ATGGCTATTTTAGATTCTAAAGGTCGCTTGTTCGGTAAAATTAACCTATTAGATTTAGGGGCTGCATTAGTAATTTTGCTAGTGATAGTGGGTATCTTTATTTTCCCTGGTACTTCTGGTTCTGTGGCTCAAGTGGGTGCGAAAACAGTACCCATTGAGGTAGATTTACTGGTACGTGGACTCAATGTTCGTAATCCTCAACAGTTAATTAAAGAAGGATTTACAAAAGGTGGTAAAACTAATGTGATTATCCGTAATCAACCTTATGGTCAGATTGGGATTAAATCGGTTGAGCAGTTAGAGAGAACACTGACAATTGGTCAACCAGATGGTTCTGTGAAAGAATTACCAGATCCTAGAAAAATTAACTTTAGTACAGATTTTCTCTTGACTTTAGAAGGACAAGCTACAGTCACTAAGGATGGGCCTGTTCTTGGTAATAGCAAAGTGAAAATTGGAATGCCTTTTGAATTAGAAGGTTTTAACTATAACTTTAATGCGTCTGTAGTTGATATTCGATTACAGGATAAATAG
- the lysS gene encoding lysine--tRNA ligase produces MFWADKIAADAVGYQVVNDSKTPSGRVHVGSLRGVVIHDVIYRALKHAGKPVKFLYGVDDYDALDTVPKYLDQEKFSPYLGFPLCNVPSPGDDASDYAKYFIGEFFEVFEYLGIKPETYFLRDLYRSGKLNSYIDTFLKNAHLVREAYKEVSKADRPNNWYPFQVICENCGKIATTVTTDYNGSEVFYTCKPDATDYVKGCGHSGWVSPFNGNGKLPWKVEWVAKWDVLGVTIEMAGKDHSQKGGSRDVANAISRKVLQKQPPFHSPYEFILVNGTKMSSSKGVGSSAEEIAALLPPELLRFLMLRTQPRTVINFAPNYETTTRLFRDYDTLINKYSKSPELTEELMPLFYAQLGDEVKTFQPFDFSTLISLLQVPRLNIQDEVVQRSPQPLTEYDQEIINQRIAAAQLWLQDYADEEEKLVLYLEQVPDKANDLNSEQVAYLQKLMENLQNIPNWEAEALQTIIFSTTKELGIQQPIAFKALYLSFLNKEKGPKAGGLLSYLEKYFVISRLQDVVALNAGKEKLEVS; encoded by the coding sequence ATGTTTTGGGCTGATAAAATCGCTGCTGATGCAGTAGGCTACCAGGTAGTTAATGATTCTAAGACTCCATCAGGACGGGTACACGTTGGGTCTTTGCGGGGTGTGGTTATCCATGATGTGATTTACCGGGCATTGAAACACGCAGGTAAACCTGTCAAGTTCTTGTATGGTGTGGATGACTATGACGCACTGGATACAGTTCCAAAATACTTAGATCAGGAAAAGTTTTCTCCTTATTTGGGCTTTCCGCTGTGTAATGTGCCTTCTCCTGGTGATGATGCTAGTGATTATGCTAAATATTTCATTGGTGAATTTTTTGAAGTTTTCGAGTATTTAGGAATTAAACCAGAAACTTATTTTCTCCGCGATTTATATCGTTCTGGAAAACTTAATTCCTATATTGACACTTTCTTAAAAAATGCCCATTTGGTGAGAGAAGCTTATAAGGAAGTAAGCAAAGCTGACCGTCCAAATAACTGGTATCCTTTTCAAGTTATTTGTGAAAATTGCGGTAAGATTGCCACAACTGTCACGACAGATTATAACGGTTCAGAAGTATTTTACACCTGCAAACCTGATGCAACTGACTATGTAAAAGGTTGTGGACATTCTGGTTGGGTTTCTCCTTTTAATGGTAATGGTAAATTACCTTGGAAAGTTGAATGGGTGGCTAAGTGGGATGTGTTGGGTGTAACTATTGAAATGGCTGGAAAGGATCATTCTCAAAAAGGTGGTTCTCGTGATGTTGCTAATGCGATTAGTCGCAAGGTTTTACAAAAGCAACCTCCTTTTCATTCTCCCTATGAATTTATTCTGGTAAATGGGACAAAGATGAGTTCTTCTAAGGGAGTTGGTTCGAGTGCTGAAGAAATTGCGGCTTTACTTCCACCGGAATTACTGCGCTTTTTAATGTTGCGAACTCAGCCAAGAACTGTCATTAATTTTGCGCCAAATTATGAAACTACTACTCGTTTATTTAGAGATTACGATACTTTAATTAACAAGTATTCTAAATCTCCTGAATTAACGGAGGAATTAATGCCGTTATTTTACGCCCAACTAGGGGATGAAGTTAAAACTTTCCAACCTTTTGATTTTAGTACGTTAATTTCTTTGTTGCAAGTTCCGCGTTTAAATATTCAAGATGAGGTTGTCCAACGTAGTCCACAGCCTTTAACTGAGTATGATCAGGAAATTATTAATCAAAGAATTGCTGCTGCACAATTGTGGTTACAAGATTATGCAGATGAGGAAGAAAAGTTAGTTCTGTATTTGGAACAAGTTCCTGATAAAGCTAATGATTTGAACTCTGAACAGGTTGCTTATTTGCAAAAGTTGATGGAGAATTTGCAAAATATTCCTAATTGGGAAGCTGAGGCATTGCAAACTATCATTTTCTCGACTACTAAGGAGTTAGGGATTCAACAACCAATTGCTTTTAAGGCTTTGTATCTATCTTTCTTGAATAAAGAAAAGGGTCCAAAAGCTGGTGGTTTGTTGTCTTATTTGGAGAAATATTTTGTGATTTCGAGGTTACAAGATGTTGTGGCTTTGAATGCAGGTAAGGAAAAACTAGAAGTTTCTTAA
- a CDS encoding DUF4079 domain-containing protein: MAFELTPTIRFWLNFAHPVTMWVLLALSLYAAYLGLQVQRTRNAQGEEKKELVKGRYTIKHHQIGSIMLALMVAGSIGGMAVTYINNGKLFVGPHLLAGLGMTGLIAFSASLSPFMQKGANWARITHILLNFAILGLFAWQAFSGVEIIQRILTKA; this comes from the coding sequence ATGGCTTTTGAACTAACTCCAACAATCAGATTCTGGTTGAACTTTGCTCACCCAGTTACTATGTGGGTACTATTAGCACTTTCCTTGTATGCTGCATATTTAGGATTACAAGTACAGCGTACCAGAAATGCTCAGGGAGAAGAAAAGAAAGAACTAGTTAAAGGGCGTTATACCATCAAACATCACCAAATTGGTTCTATTATGTTAGCTCTGATGGTGGCAGGTTCAATTGGTGGTATGGCTGTTACCTACATTAATAATGGTAAGTTATTTGTCGGACCCCATCTATTAGCCGGATTAGGGATGACAGGTTTAATAGCTTTTTCCGCATCTCTATCTCCTTTTATGCAAAAAGGCGCAAATTGGGCGCGGATAACTCATATATTGTTAAATTTTGCTATTTTAGGGCTTTTTGCATGGCAAGCCTTCTCTGGTGTCGAAATTATCCAAAGAATCCTCACTAAAGCATAG
- a CDS encoding M48 family metallopeptidase codes for MINSQGIWTNYRLWQRRCLYPFISVSVAVTICLGTPLSSKAIGFSDLIRVLPQVTQIFNLSNISDRQEVDLGQQMNQEIQQEVRISRNSQLNSYVEQIGRRLAANSTRPNIAYTFQVVEDPAVNAFATAGGFIYVNTGLLKTADNEAEVASVLAHEMGHIEGKHLIKQMRQRAIASGVASVSGLDRSKAVGIGVQLALNLPRSRQDEFDADKRGLANITRTGYAQSAMVSFMKKLQRSSSVPTFLSTHPGASDRVISLQNQIKSQPSSQNHGLDNPVYQSKMRAFLP; via the coding sequence ATGATTAACTCGCAAGGAATTTGGACAAATTATCGTTTGTGGCAGCGTCGCTGTTTGTATCCGTTCATTTCTGTAAGCGTTGCTGTGACTATTTGCTTAGGTACACCACTATCAAGTAAAGCTATAGGTTTTAGCGATCTGATCCGTGTACTCCCACAAGTAACCCAAATATTTAACCTATCTAATATATCCGATCGCCAGGAAGTTGATCTTGGGCAGCAAATGAATCAAGAAATACAGCAAGAAGTCAGAATTTCTCGTAATTCACAACTAAACAGCTATGTTGAACAAATCGGTAGACGTTTAGCAGCTAATAGCACTCGTCCAAATATTGCTTATACTTTTCAAGTAGTCGAAGATCCTGCTGTTAACGCCTTTGCAACTGCCGGTGGTTTTATTTATGTGAATACAGGTTTGTTAAAAACAGCAGATAATGAAGCCGAAGTCGCCAGTGTATTAGCTCATGAAATGGGACATATCGAAGGCAAACATTTAATTAAACAAATGAGACAACGAGCTATAGCCAGTGGTGTAGCTTCAGTATCAGGTTTAGATAGAAGTAAAGCCGTAGGAATTGGTGTGCAACTCGCCCTGAATCTTCCCCGTAGTCGCCAGGACGAATTTGATGCTGATAAAAGAGGATTAGCAAACATCACCCGCACTGGTTATGCTCAGTCAGCAATGGTTTCTTTCATGAAAAAGCTACAAAGAAGTAGCTCCGTACCTACATTTTTAAGCACACATCCAGGGGCAAGCGATCGCGTAATCTCCCTGCAAAATCAGATTAAAAGTCAACCAAGTAGTCAAAATCATGGTTTAGATAATCCGGTATATCAAAGCAAAATGAGAGCATTTTTGCCATAA
- a CDS encoding DUF1997 domain-containing protein codes for MVTNNSKYQSWEVADETVLQEAHLSATKFYGNYQDGMEMYAPVEQVEKYFNTHSSWFGRCAEPMKVSRIGENSYALAVGKFGAFGYDVEPKIGLELLKPEDNEFQIRTIPVPDYQSPGYEVDYKSSTRLIGDLDGVTRVEWELDLVVELQFPRFIQRLPYSLIQSTGDRILNQIVRKVSHRLTHKVQKDFHQSLNIPFSQKKHK; via the coding sequence ATGGTTACAAACAATAGTAAATATCAATCATGGGAAGTAGCAGATGAGACTGTATTACAGGAGGCTCATCTAAGCGCAACTAAATTTTATGGTAATTATCAAGATGGGATGGAAATGTATGCTCCTGTGGAGCAGGTAGAGAAGTATTTCAATACTCACTCTTCCTGGTTTGGTCGTTGTGCAGAACCGATGAAGGTAAGCCGGATAGGTGAAAATAGTTATGCTTTGGCGGTAGGTAAATTTGGTGCTTTTGGTTACGATGTAGAACCGAAGATTGGTTTAGAGTTGTTAAAACCTGAAGATAATGAATTCCAAATCCGAACTATTCCTGTACCTGATTATCAGTCACCTGGTTATGAGGTGGATTATAAATCATCAACACGATTGATAGGTGATTTAGATGGGGTTACGCGGGTGGAGTGGGAGTTGGATTTGGTTGTTGAGTTGCAGTTTCCCAGATTTATTCAGCGATTACCCTATTCGTTAATTCAGTCTACTGGCGATCGCATCCTTAATCAAATAGTCCGTAAAGTTTCCCATCGTCTCACACACAAGGTACAAAAAGATTTTCATCAATCTCTAAATATACCTTTTTCGCAAAAGAAACACAAATAA
- a CDS encoding Uma2 family endonuclease: protein MTQTLENALNLVEEEQRFYRPGVSWEKFQAIQKAFENVPGVRLFYCEGVLEIVTISKPHEAISSLMAALLTKHFEIEEIEFFPSGSYSQIVPGIVEYQADLSYCFQTDKPRPDLCIEIVITSGSPIKLKKYKLMQVPEVWFWEDGMLEIYCLRQEEYEKVNNSELLPKLDLSLLNRCLLLSSPLEAIKEFR, encoded by the coding sequence ATGACTCAAACTTTAGAAAATGCTCTTAATTTAGTAGAAGAAGAACAACGATTCTACCGTCCTGGAGTAAGTTGGGAAAAGTTCCAAGCAATTCAAAAAGCATTTGAAAATGTACCAGGAGTGCGTTTATTTTATTGTGAAGGAGTTTTAGAAATCGTGACTATCAGTAAACCACATGAAGCAATTAGTAGTTTAATGGCTGCACTACTAACCAAACACTTTGAAATAGAGGAAATTGAATTTTTCCCCAGTGGTAGCTATTCGCAAATTGTTCCTGGTATAGTTGAGTATCAAGCCGATTTATCTTATTGTTTTCAAACTGATAAACCTAGACCAGATTTATGTATTGAAATTGTTATTACTAGTGGTAGTCCTATCAAACTGAAGAAATATAAATTAATGCAAGTTCCCGAAGTTTGGTTTTGGGAAGATGGAATGCTGGAAATTTACTGTTTGCGACAAGAAGAATATGAGAAAGTTAATAATAGTGAATTGTTGCCAAAATTAGATTTATCTTTATTGAATCGTTGTCTTTTGTTATCTTCCCCCTTAGAAGCAATCAAAGAATTTCGTTGA
- a CDS encoding 7-carboxy-7-deazaguanine synthase QueE yields MSFSEIKLPIHETFQSTVQGEGYWTGCLVDFIRLSGCPVACPWCDTGYADPRANLPRIERPIAELLGEIKSPRVVITGGEPFIHKHLPELVQALLVADKLVSIETSGSFWQQVSPAAWITLSPKEHLNAKYPVQSQFWSRANEVKIIIETGRELDFYEKYLSTHPNLLVYLQPEWNSSSKSLPLIFQILQQKPDYRLSLQTHKYIGVQ; encoded by the coding sequence ATGTCGTTTTCAGAAATCAAGCTACCAATTCATGAAACTTTTCAAAGTACAGTTCAGGGAGAAGGGTACTGGACTGGTTGCTTAGTAGACTTTATTCGCTTATCTGGTTGTCCAGTTGCTTGTCCTTGGTGTGATACGGGTTATGCTGACCCAAGAGCAAATTTACCCCGAATCGAACGTCCTATTGCTGAACTTCTAGGGGAAATAAAATCTCCCAGAGTGGTAATAACTGGTGGAGAACCATTTATTCATAAGCATTTACCGGAATTAGTACAAGCTTTGTTAGTTGCAGATAAGTTGGTTAGCATTGAAACATCAGGCTCTTTTTGGCAACAAGTTTCCCCCGCAGCCTGGATTACTCTATCTCCCAAGGAACATCTTAACGCTAAATATCCAGTGCAAAGTCAGTTTTGGAGTCGAGCTAATGAAGTTAAGATAATCATAGAAACTGGTAGAGAACTTGATTTTTACGAAAAATATCTATCTACTCACCCTAATTTGCTTGTCTACTTACAACCTGAGTGGAACAGTTCGTCGAAATCACTACCGCTGATTTTCCAGATATTACAACAAAAACCTGACTATAGACTATCTTTACAAACACACAAGTATATCGGAGTACAATGA
- a CDS encoding glycoside hydrolase family 24 protein, which produces MLKNFELKGVEKLIAPIASLLGFVYLFQWYIFGDIQLSPEPIFTRKQPPLVMKGGDPYIRALMRTISASEASGNRPYSLLYGGEQVNDLSHHPQKCITIVTGPNTGNCSTAAGRYQIINTTWDQIAPRYHPKPSKMMLWTNYSFEAEYQDVVVYRWLNDVKVWGVNIPKLLQQEKLNDVLRKLSPTWTSLGYGIENNSVSSSLPKIYQQILKEELKQNPEIKSTK; this is translated from the coding sequence ATTCTGAAAAACTTTGAACTGAAAGGTGTAGAAAAACTCATCGCTCCCATAGCCTCACTTTTGGGCTTTGTGTACCTGTTTCAGTGGTATATTTTTGGAGATATACAATTATCTCCCGAACCTATATTTACCAGAAAACAGCCTCCCCTAGTCATGAAAGGTGGAGATCCTTATATTCGGGCATTAATGCGAACTATATCTGCCAGTGAAGCCAGTGGGAATCGTCCCTACTCTCTCTTGTATGGTGGTGAACAAGTTAATGATCTCAGTCATCATCCTCAAAAATGTATCACCATTGTCACAGGACCGAATACAGGTAACTGTTCCACAGCCGCAGGTAGATATCAAATTATTAATACTACGTGGGATCAAATTGCTCCTCGTTATCATCCAAAACCCAGCAAAATGATGCTTTGGACTAATTATAGTTTTGAAGCAGAGTATCAAGATGTCGTCGTTTACCGTTGGTTAAATGATGTAAAAGTTTGGGGTGTAAATATTCCTAAGCTATTACAGCAAGAAAAATTAAATGATGTTCTCCGAAAACTCTCCCCCACATGGACAAGTTTAGGATACGGGATAGAAAATAATTCTGTTAGTAGTTCCTTACCCAAAATTTATCAGCAAATCTTAAAGGAAGAATTAAAGCAAAATCCCGAAATCAAAAGTACAAAATAG
- a CDS encoding ankyrin repeat domain-containing protein, protein MIENQDNSLLKAVKTGDIQEVFTLLSDGANVDISDINGTTALMFAANLGYTEIVRSLLDAGANINLTRKTYNLTALMLAASANQIDVVKLLVSNEANVNATNDDGSTALMIAALKGHLEIVQILLAAGADISITDKDDDTAFKLAIKHKHPTVVKALSQNNHIVNSQDPEGDTGLIIAADLGYLEIVQALLSSGADVNIKNVDHGTALLAATATGNTAIITALLDAGAEINHQDKEGETALHLAVVEEYIDVVKILIQRGADVQIRNHLGDTPLLIAAFQGYSDIVAVLLDAGADMEKKNFGEVALTLAVSQGHFPTVKLLLDYGADINKLADDGKTALVKAIAANYPEIFQLLLETGANVNLQNSAGATALMLAVAEGYSQAVAMLLQAGADVNLKNQGGYTALMIAEFNNYRGICNMLRQAGAQE, encoded by the coding sequence ATGATAGAAAATCAAGATAATTCGTTGTTAAAGGCTGTGAAAACTGGGGATATACAGGAAGTATTTACGCTGCTGTCCGACGGTGCTAATGTGGATATTAGCGATATAAATGGAACTACAGCATTGATGTTTGCGGCGAATTTAGGTTATACAGAAATTGTGCGATCGCTCTTGGATGCCGGTGCTAACATTAACTTAACCAGAAAAACCTATAATTTAACAGCACTAATGCTGGCTGCTAGTGCTAATCAAATAGATGTTGTCAAATTATTAGTCTCTAACGAGGCAAATGTCAATGCTACCAACGATGATGGTAGTACCGCATTAATGATAGCAGCACTGAAAGGTCATCTTGAGATTGTACAAATTTTATTAGCCGCCGGTGCTGACATAAGCATTACCGACAAAGATGATGATACCGCGTTCAAACTAGCCATAAAACACAAACATCCAACAGTAGTTAAAGCATTATCACAAAATAACCATATTGTCAATAGTCAAGATCCAGAGGGTGATACAGGACTAATAATTGCCGCAGATTTAGGCTATTTAGAAATAGTCCAAGCATTGTTATCATCTGGTGCTGATGTTAACATCAAAAACGTTGATCATGGAACAGCATTATTAGCAGCCACAGCAACGGGAAATACTGCTATTATCACCGCTTTATTAGATGCAGGTGCGGAAATTAATCATCAAGATAAAGAAGGTGAAACAGCCTTACATCTTGCCGTTGTCGAAGAATATATAGATGTAGTCAAAATATTAATCCAACGGGGCGCAGATGTGCAAATTAGAAACCATTTGGGAGATACACCCTTATTAATAGCCGCATTCCAGGGATATAGCGACATAGTAGCAGTTTTACTAGATGCAGGAGCAGATATGGAAAAGAAAAACTTTGGCGAAGTTGCGCTTACCTTAGCAGTATCCCAAGGACATTTCCCAACTGTCAAACTATTACTTGATTATGGAGCAGATATTAATAAATTAGCAGATGATGGTAAAACCGCTTTAGTCAAAGCCATAGCTGCCAACTATCCCGAAATATTCCAATTACTATTAGAAACAGGAGCAAATGTGAATCTGCAAAACTCCGCTGGCGCAACTGCTTTAATGTTAGCTGTAGCAGAAGGTTATAGTCAAGCAGTGGCAATGCTATTACAAGCTGGGGCAGATGTAAATTTAAAAAATCAAGGGGGTTATACAGCCTTAATGATTGCCGAATTTAATAATTATCGTGGTATTTGTAATATGTTAAGACAAGCTGGAGCGCAGGAGTGA
- a CDS encoding VOC family protein: MQIIQSLHTAILVTDLEQAEYFYSQVLGLKKVERPLKYPGVWYQIGNYQLHLIVAPAVPTDKQQEKWGQNPHIAFAVVDLQVVKDELIAKNYPFQASASGRAAIFIKDPDRNIIELSQQ, encoded by the coding sequence ATGCAAATTATACAGAGTCTTCATACTGCTATTCTAGTCACTGATTTAGAACAGGCTGAATATTTTTATAGTCAGGTATTAGGACTAAAAAAAGTAGAACGCCCTCTAAAATACCCCGGTGTCTGGTATCAAATCGGTAATTATCAACTTCATCTCATAGTTGCGCCTGCTGTACCAACCGATAAGCAACAGGAAAAATGGGGACAGAATCCTCATATTGCTTTTGCTGTGGTTGATTTGCAGGTTGTGAAAGATGAGTTAATCGCTAAAAATTATCCTTTTCAGGCTAGTGCTTCTGGTCGCGCGGCGATTTTTATTAAAGATCCAGATAGAAATATTATTGAACTTAGTCAACAATGA
- the queD gene encoding 6-carboxytetrahydropterin synthase QueD has translation MTNQQWLLAKEFRFEAAHKLPYHDGKCSRLHGHSWRGVVYVAGDRLVTEGAKQGMVMDYSEIKKYLQPLLENYLDHYYLNESLGLESPTSEAIAAWIYDKLEQAGLAGLTAVRIDETCTSICLYSKNRISGWLNSGESINLLP, from the coding sequence ATGACTAATCAGCAGTGGCTACTAGCTAAGGAATTCCGCTTTGAAGCAGCACATAAATTGCCTTACCATGATGGTAAATGTTCTCGGCTGCATGGACATAGTTGGCGTGGAGTTGTTTATGTAGCTGGTGATAGATTAGTAACAGAAGGTGCTAAACAGGGTATGGTTATGGACTATTCAGAAATCAAAAAATATCTCCAACCCTTGCTGGAGAATTATTTAGATCACTATTATTTAAATGAATCTCTGGGTTTAGAGTCACCAACTAGTGAGGCGATCGCTGCTTGGATTTATGATAAATTAGAACAAGCAGGATTAGCAGGGTTAACAGCAGTCAGAATTGATGAAACTTGCACTTCTATTTGCTTGTATTCTAAAAATCGCATATCTGGCTGGTTGAATTCTGGTGAAAGCATAAATTTACTTCCCTGA
- a CDS encoding Uma2 family endonuclease → MVLTKPIIAPPTTSEDDQITLPDHTQLPDSDGEFVKNFQELPQSIILTTSIEAILQKLHPDGRYCIGQDSGIYWRITEPLVKGAEAPDWFYVPHVAPLLAGVYRRSYVMWKEIVAPLIAIEFVSGDGSEERDTTSLHDIDDQTGEPKKAGKFWVYEQAIRIPFYAIYEVEKSSVEVYHLVDGKYEKMPANERGHFPIPPMGVELGIQQDTEIPWLRWWTGDGEMLLTGNERADQQQQRADEQQQRADQERQQKEKLAAYLKSIGVNPDEIL, encoded by the coding sequence ATGGTATTAACAAAACCAATCATTGCACCACCAACTACATCTGAAGACGATCAAATCACACTCCCTGACCATACACAACTGCCAGATTCAGATGGAGAATTTGTGAAAAATTTTCAGGAACTACCCCAAAGTATCATTCTCACAACTTCTATAGAAGCAATTTTACAAAAACTACATCCCGACGGACGTTATTGTATTGGACAAGATAGCGGTATTTATTGGCGAATTACAGAACCACTAGTAAAAGGAGCAGAAGCACCAGATTGGTTTTATGTTCCCCATGTTGCTCCTTTATTAGCAGGAGTATATCGCCGTTCTTATGTCATGTGGAAGGAAATTGTTGCTCCATTAATTGCTATAGAATTTGTCTCTGGTGATGGTTCAGAAGAAAGAGATACTACCTCATTGCATGATATTGATGACCAAACTGGAGAACCAAAGAAAGCTGGTAAATTCTGGGTATATGAACAAGCAATTAGGATTCCCTTTTATGCTATTTATGAGGTAGAAAAATCATCGGTTGAGGTCTATCATTTGGTAGATGGCAAGTATGAGAAAATGCCAGCTAATGAACGAGGGCATTTTCCGATTCCACCAATGGGGGTAGAGTTGGGGATTCAACAAGATACGGAAATACCCTGGTTACGTTGGTGGACTGGAGATGGTGAGATGTTGTTAACTGGTAATGAACGAGCAGACCAACAACAACAAAGGGCAGACGAGCAACAGCAAAGGGCAGACCAGGAACGCCAACAAAAAGAAAAATTAGCGGCTTATCTGAAATCTATCGGTGTTAATCCTGATGAAATTCTGTAA